The genomic stretch TTCAGCACAGAATTATACCTTTTAAAGCAATTACTTTTTACAACTCCCAgggtcaagaaaagaaaaagaaaaaaaaaaaaaaaaaaaaaggcagcagcAATAAAAAGCCAACCAGTCAAAGTCATCCAGAACTGTGTTACGCAAGCAATGACAATGGATGAACAGTCCAGTTCAGAACCGTCACTCAGACGACTTCAGTCTGGAGGCACGCTGGGTGTGATGCCACTCAAGGTGCTTCTGGGCCCCCACCACTGTACTGCTGTCCTGGGGCCCAGCAGCACCTTCCTCAATGTCTTTCAGTAGCTCCCCAGGACACCTGAGAAGGTGGTCCAGCCTTTCTTGGGTCAAGAAGTGGGCCTGTGGAAGGACACAATGGAAAAGCCCATTAGGCATCTGATAACTAAAGGTGGATGGAGTCAAGGGACAGAGGGGATGGGTCCTTACCTCCTCCCAGCTTGCTTCTTGCTGCCTGTCCAGAAGGGTGGTGTGATGCCTTGGAATAGCCAGTGGTTTGGGATCTTGGAGATCTTGTTGTGAGCTCACTGTAGTATCCACCATCTTGCAGTCCATGTTATTTCTGTTGacaagaacataaaataaataccctGCATCAGTGGTCTCTGGAATCTTGAGGAGGAGACAACAGagtaacacaaacacacagaaaggaagggagggaggacaagAGAATAAAACTCAGAATGGATACTCTACCTGCCACCTTTCCCTGGGATTCCCCTAGGCAGCCGTATCCTGGACTCGAGGCTTGAGGTGATTTCTAAGACCTCCCAGAGGTCTCAAAGGTCTGAAAGGTCAGGAGGCATCAGTCCATTCCCATGCGGGCACCTGAACTCAAAACTCAGCTCCTTGAGAACCTCAGCCAGCCTCTCCCCAACTCTCCTGAGTGGATCCTGTCACTGAAAtactacacaacagagagcaaAATGCAGTTGAAAATTAGCAGGAAGTCCTCCTTGTTCCTTTGCCCTGGGGTGAGAGTCAGGGAAAGGCCACAGACATGGGGAAGGATGGGTATCAATCACATGATCTTCTCTTTTAGTGGTTTTCAGGTTCAAATAATCCCACTATTGGCTTCCAAACAAGCAACAAAAACTCTAGCACATTCCATCAGTCCTATGGCCCATCCCCTTTGATACAGCCTAGCATTGCTTGCTGACTCCAAGGCATCAATCAGACCTTGGAGAGAGTTTCTATCCCAGGCAAGAAGAACTCCAGGTCTGGAACATGAGAAATTTCTAGCTCCACCTGTGACCCTTTCACCCCCCCACACTCCACAATTCTTGGGAAGCCCAGCATTTCCTCTTTGCTCTTCACAGAACCCATCTCTCTGGAACCCAGGGTGGATAACTCATAGTGAAGAACCCAGAGTGGCAGCATCAGAGTTGAAGTGCTACCCAGAAGGGCACAGAAAGAAGGGCATTCAGAGACACTTATCACCCAAACCCAGTGACCAGTGGTCATGCACAAGGTGCAGCCTAGTGGAAGAGGTCTGCCTGGGTACATGTAACAAAACAAATGCCTTATATGTAGAGAATTAAAAGcagttgggggctggggttgttgctcaatggtagaacacttgcagagcacatgtgaggcactgggttccatcctcagcaccatataaaaataaatgcatttagaaAAGCCGTAATAAAACAGTCAATCTGCATCTTATGATGACCATGCACTGACAGTTTTATAACCATGTTTGTGACAAAACACTGCTCCCAACCAGGCAGATCCCCCTTCTTGGTCCATCTCTGCTAATATTAATGGATTCCTCATCTTGCCAGAGTCTGCTTGTGCTGCCTACTCTGCCTGGATTCTTCAATCTCATTGGCCAACATCCTACTCACTTTCAAGCACCAGTTCTAAAGCTCCTTTTTTCCCGAAGCCTCTCAAGACCTACTGGGCTAGGAGGAGCCTTTCTTCCTTATAACCCCTAGGGCAATTTATCTACATTGATTTATACTCtatatttaaatatgcaaatgTGCTATATCCCTCTTAACAGACATCAAGACAGTGAAAAGGGTATGTGATTGGGAATTAGGCCTGGATTAGACTCTCAGTTCTCCCCCTGAACTAATTTTTGCTATGCTGGGCTAATTATTCAGACTCATTAGCTTGCTCCCACATCTATAAATGGGAGAATACCACCTCTCTCAGGGTGCTGCTGCATTAAACTAGATGATGGGCACCAAATATCTGGCCTGAGAGAACATGCCCTCTACAGTTGATGTGTTTCTGCATTCCGTCCCTAAAGTGGGGAATCTTAAGCTTTTACCATTGTCCTCTCCTTCCCACTCTTGCAGGACTTATCAAGAGAAgtcaataaaatgtgaaagaaattgaaaataaaagtatagaaTACCTAGGACCTGGGTCTCCTTAGAGGATGAAATAATAGAATATGTGCTAAGCCCTTAAATCAGAACCTAGTTCATAGTGTAAGCTGTAAAAACTATGGGCTAAATAATCTTGTGAGTTAATGTACGATTTCTTACATCCACAGAGCAGTCCAAATTTAAATTATCAAGATCCTCCTACCCCTGCTTGAGACTCCTTCCTGCTTTCCCCAGAGGTGGGCAATGTTTTGTTAGAGTTAAGAGAACCTTTCTCCCTTTAGGGAACATGTCTCaaaaactcagtggtaaagctcatAACTTTACTTTACCACTCACATGAACCCAATGAGGAACTGCATTAACTAGtcctattttacagatgcaaCAACATACAGAGGCATGGAGACATGAAATAACCTGCCCCTGGGTGTACAACTAGCAAACTGCAGCACTAAGTTTGGAAACTGGGATTTTGAGTCACACTGTAACTCACCGTGGAGCTACTGCAGAACCTTCTGTGATGGTGGAAATGTCCTGTGCTATCTAATATGGTAGTCACTAGTCACCTGTAGCTATGAAGCTCTCCAAAGGAAGCTATTTCTGACTAGGGAACCAAAACTGAAATTTTACCAAGTTTAAATAACCACACATCTAGTGGCTACTGTATTGGACACATTTATTCCATCTTAGAGATCACCTCCTTCAGGCCCCTAGCTTTGCTGTTGAAAGTGATAGGATCCATTGTAGACAGAAGGTCACAGCAGAATATTTAGGGCAGGGAGCACAGTGTTGCTAATAACGAAGCCCAGGCTTTGGAGTAGGATATTGTCGAGTTTGAAATTCAAATCTGACTGTGCATGGGCTGTGTCTACAGGAGATTAGTCAACCTTCCCATATATCAATCTCTTTTCTGTTAAGGAGGCATGAGAACATTTCTAGGATCAATGAGACCATCAAGTAATACAGTGCCTGCAATAGAGTGCTCAGCACAAGTTTAGTACAATTTAAGGTGAAGCTGTATTGTATATACACAAAACTTCTGTGAATTCCCCTCTCTATGCCTGTGAGCACGCAGAAGAGATGGGGGAAAAGTAATAATACAAGTCACTGGGGGAGAAGCTTTTTCATCTGCATTCGACTCCGTGCCTACGTATATCACAGAGTAAGCGTGACGTGAACGACAAAAATCTGTTTCCCATCACAGCTTGCTCTGGCAGTCATAGTGTACGATTCTAGTGTTTACATGTGATTTTCCCCTAACGCCCTGACTTAACCACCCCTCACCCCACAGCCAAATAAGGGTCCTTAATGTCATTCCCTTCAGAACCAAGTGCTACACAGACTACtgctatgattatttttataactgagtAGCAATCCTCCTTATGTCAGCCAGTTCTATATATTTTTGTTCTTGCTAGTGctctcacatgcacacaccccaCATCCTCCTACCTCCCTCCCTTCTCATGCATGCTGACTTTTTTTATTGCAGGGGGGACAcgcagtactggaaattgaactcagggccttacatgctaggcaagtgctgtaccattaaACTACCTCCTTAGCAAGCCCCcaccccaacctttttttttttttttttaatattttgagacagggtctaagttgcccaggttggcctcaatcttgtgattctcctgcctcagactcctgagcagctgggattacaggtataaaCCACTGACTGTCCCCAGCTAgcaattctttatattaatttctgCTGTTGAAGTAACCCATCCTGatccatctctctcctccctagTCCACAGATGCAACTGTGTTACTGATTACGTAAGGAAACAAGCAACTATTGTGGTTCTGctctatgcttttatttttaaacagatgaAATCTATCTGAACATCGGCATATCCTGATGTTTCTGTTCTAGATCTTCTTCTACCTTGCATCTAAATACAAGATAGCAAAAAAGGGAGTTGAACTCATCCGATAATGCAACTAGATATATCAACCAGTAATCAACCATGGACATGCCTTCTCATGGAGCTCATTCCTGGGCCCGTCTGCCAGGACAGCTAAAAGTCAGAACACACGGGACATTTCCATTAAAAAAGTCCCTGTAGCGGGTACTTGCTAAAGCCCAGGATACAGGCCTTCTAAAACAATACCTCAACAACTGGTATCAGATAAACAAGAGTCTTTTGCAATATTTTAGCCTTTGACAGTTTTAACTGTCCCATCTGCCAGCTTTCTAGAGAAGATGCATACATATAATACTATGCACGAGGGTATTGTATCAGATTCACTTTAGATGACtactcccaccccacctccccaacACTGTCTTGTACAAATAACCGAAGACACAGGATAAAACCTCCAGGGCTTACTGGTCCCTGCATACCTCTTCCATCTGTTCGATTTGAAGGTAAGACAGGTTGAGCCATTGCATCTCTGATCACATTCAGGTCTGAGATGACTCctgcacccacccacccactgccCCCAACCTGATTTGTAGCTGAGACCTGTCTAGTAGACGACTAGGCATCCCAACTCAAGAAAACCAACCTGGATCCGTGCATCCTGAATTATTGTCCTTCTTTGGACTGCTGCAGCTGGTAGCCTTGACCTTCTTCTCTAACATCACTTGAGTCATACTCCTTTGAGCAATTATGTAAAGAACCCTAATTCTGTCTTGATGGTTTTCTCTAAGTGCaaattccctctccttccctttcccaacCAGTGTTCTCATTAATATCAACACATGTCGCAGAGGCTGTTTAACCCTCAAATCCCTCAGGGCCTACCAAGGCCAACTTCCAACTGCCAATAACTGCATCTCTTTGCAGGAgagatttttttccagaaaccaTTCCGAGTATGGTAGTCTAGGAGTATCTGAAATTAACTTGTCCTAAGAGGAGTCCTCAACCAGTGACTGACATTTCAGGGCATAATTTTGAGGCATATGCTATAAATTTCTTCCCAGAATTTTTCCAGAGGCTTGAGTTCCAGCTGTCCATAGTAGCTGGCTCAATATCACATCCTTTCTGgctgctttccttttcttctcttcctttcccctctccccttACTGCTCTTTCCTGAACTCTCCAAATAAACTTACACTCAAATCCTTATCTTGGTGTCACTTCTGGGAAATGAAAACTAAGACAGTAAAAAGAACTACCATTTTCTAACTCCAATGACTTTCAAAAATGctttatgtacatgtgtgtatacataaatatttgttatgttaATTGGATTTATAATAACTACATATTGTCCTGCTGACATTTaagttttcatgtattttgctGTGTGCCATTTCTGTGTCTCCCATAAGTTGGTAAGATGTTCGGAGGCCAGGAGTACATCACCTCCTTCTATAATTTTCCACGATGCCTGTTGTGACGCTCTGCAGAGTGAATATTCAATTCAATAAAGGCTGACAGACAGAAGGCCGTAGAGGTTAGCTCTGTTTGTCCCATGGGCTTGTCAAGGGTGAGAAAgttcttcagagaaagaaattatgttgTTTTCAATGCTTTGAAGGATGAACCTGGAAGCCCAGAATGGAAGATGGATCTGAGAGAGGGCACCAAGTCAGAGTCAAATGGCATATGCTATGCCCTTCAGGCCGCATCCTTTTGATATGAGGTGCTGCGTAATCAGATATATTCTTTTAGCTTGTTTATGAGAGAGAGTCCCGTCAGAGGCAAACAGATAGATGAGCTACATAGGCCAGTGCAAGGGCATCCCTGGGAGACCTTTTTTGAGAACCATGGGCCTTGGTTGCAAATCGGTAGCCATCTGCCTCATTAATCACCTCAAAGTGCACCACAGAATTTGGTACCCAAATAGGAGAGACCCAAAGTAGGTGAAGAGGAGATTCTTTATTGACTATACTTCAAAGAGAGTTTGGTGGGCTATTTAACAGCAGCAGAAAATGATGAACACTACTTTCAGTGATTACAAACACCGTACATTTGCTTGGACTCTCGTTTACCTCCTGGAACAAGAGGACTATATAAACTTCTCACTtgcctctttcttttcctaactggaaagggagaagaaaaaagctAGCTTATCAGACATTCTAGACCTAGAATCTTTTTTAACTTACTCCCCCAGGACACGCAGATTCTAAAGGACCTTCTGAATCAAACAAAGGTGAAATGACACTCAGGGCTGAGTATTTTGTTGCATTATTTCTAAACCTTTTACAACTGACAATTGAGATAAGATATTGATTAAACAGATTACTGTGCATCCTCAAATTGGCTACTAACAGAGTTCACTGTAATATAGTTTCAGTCCTTCCTGGTGGAGTATGGAGTCTCAAGAGCAAATGGTCCCTGGGGACACCACACACTCAGCACTAAGCAGGACCCTGCCATGGTTCCAGAAACAGAAGGCAGGCCCCACAAGCCATGGGATCCTCAAAGAACTTTTCTAAGGTTTTGTTTGAGAAAAGCATACCAACATACAGCTTTGTATAAATCCTGCTGATTGAGGAAACTTTCCATTCTATGGAagctttctaaaaataattgATTGGAATAGAAAGTCCAGTCATTTATGGAACCCagactgtttttttccccccttgtcATATGGGAACTTGAAGAGGCCACAACAATGACAAGCAGGCAGAGCAATCCGTAATTCATCCAGCAATGAATTGCAAACAGAATTACAAACAGCTGTCGCACTGGCCAGGAAAAAGGCCAGAATTAAGAAGAGCATGAAAGAGAGACAGGATGACACCCAGAGAACTCTAGGTACCAAACACAAAGGCTCCCATAACACACTCGTGATTTTCCTCTACCTCCTCTATGTAGAAATCGCTTCATCTGACCATCACTTTAACCTCCTCAGGAAATGATCACTTAGAGATGATGTATTGAAAACAGACAAGACAGGAAGAGCAACTAAGTTTCAGTGAAGAACTACATGAGCTGGTTAATTCAAAAGGGTTTactttaacaaatagtgctgggaaaaccgaAAATCCAGTATTAGAATGAATTtgagcccctatctctcaccctgcacaaaactcaacaaataaacaaaattcaagtccatcaaggacctagacattagaccagagaccctacgtctcctagaaaaaaatgtaaacccaaatcttcatcatgtcagcctaggaaccaacttcctcaataagatgcctcagcacaagaaacaaaatcgagaattaataaatgggatggtatcaaagtAGGAAGTTTCTtgacagcaaagaaaacaagaatgtgaacagcctacagaatgggaaaaaatctttactacttgtacctcagatagaacattcatctctaggatatacaaagaactcaaaaacctattaaaaaaaaaaaaaaacaaataatccaatcaataaatgggcaaaggaactgaacgggcacttcaaagaagaaatacaaatggtcaacaaatatatgaaaaaatgttcaacatctctagcaattagagaaatgcaaattaaaaccacacagaTTCCaattcactccagtcagaatggcaatcatcaagaatataagtaacaataaatgttggtgaggaatGCAAActtgtgcaaccactatggaaagtagtatggagattcctcagagaacttggaatggaaccaccatttgatccagttatcccactccttggtttatacccaaggacttaaaatctgcatactacagagacaacCACagcagtgtttatagcagctcaattcacaatgccAAGATatgtatccttcaacagatgaatggataaagaaaatgtggtatacgcacacgatggaatactactcagccataaataatgaaattatgtcatttgccagtaaatggatggtacTAGAggatatcctgctaagtgaaatgagacagtcccccaaaaccaaaggctgaatgttctcgctgatatgtggatgctaacccacagcaAGGGAGGGTGTGGAGGGGAAATACAGAAGTTCATTGAATAAGACAAAGAAGAGTGAAGGGAAGAGAGCGGGGAGAGGAATAGGCCAGAATTAATGGAGCATACCCTTGTATATGCATACATGACCAGGGTacctccacatcatgtacaaccacaagaacatgATAGTAATTAAGATTACTTATTCCACTATGTACagtactatcatgtatatctaaaaagaatttaaaaaaaaaaggtttagcATACTTATTTTCTCTCCCCccttttattagtacattatatttGGATATGACAGTgtgattcattgttacatattcacacatcaTGAAACTACGTGATTTGCCCAATATCATTCCCTGGTattccccctttccctctcctccctccccctggtccctttcttgtattttacagaactcccttcaattttcatgagattctccccaccttccttttcctttttcttctctagcttccacatgagggAAAATGTACAACCCTCGACTCTCAATTCAGTTTGTTTTTCTCAACATAGTGTTCTCAGGTCCAATCCACCTTTCTgaaaaatgacatcatttcatccTTTTTCATGGGTGAAACTCTACtgcatatatacaccacattttgtttacccaCTCATCAATTCACAGACACCTGGGTttttccatagtttggctattattcCACAGTTtggttgctataaacatgggtataaatgtatcactatagtatgatgattttaaatctttaggataaatactgaggagtggtatctGGGCCATCTGATGGTTCCCTGCCTAGTCTCTTGAGGTGCCTCCATGCTtgtttccagagtggttgtactaatttacaatccaaCAGTGTAAAAgcgttcc from Sciurus carolinensis chromosome 17, mSciCar1.2, whole genome shotgun sequence encodes the following:
- the LOC124969291 gene encoding uncharacterized protein LOC124969291 isoform X1 → MGRWRWMLREFLRARSPSPAPRGLAEPARRRHSRPSPSRSSSSSWLRMNCPARVQALRTATIPRRDPTARKERARNNMDCKMVDTTVSSQQDLQDPKPLAIPRHHTTLLDRQQEASWEEAHFLTQERLDHLLRCPGELLKDIEEGAAGPQDSSTVVGAQKHLEWHHTQRASRLKSSE